A region from the Ichthyobacterium seriolicida genome encodes:
- the rplL gene encoding 50S ribosomal protein L7/L12, which yields MADLKKLAEELVSISVKEANELAKILKEEYGIEPAAAAVAVAAGPSSGGGEAQDDEKTSFDVILKDGGASKLKVVKVVKELTGLGLKEAKAIVDGAPEVVKEGVSKDESQALKSQLEEAGATVEIK from the coding sequence ATGGCAGATTTAAAAAAATTAGCAGAAGAATTAGTAAGTATTTCTGTTAAAGAGGCTAACGAGTTAGCTAAAATTTTAAAAGAAGAATACGGTATAGAGCCTGCTGCAGCTGCAGTGGCTGTGGCAGCTGGTCCATCTTCAGGAGGAGGGGAAGCTCAAGACGATGAAAAAACATCTTTTGATGTTATCTTAAAAGATGGAGGTGCTTCTAAATTAAAAGTTGTAAAAGTTGTAAAAGAGCTTACAGGTTTGGGACTTAAAGAAGCAAAAGCTATTGTAGATGGAGCTCCTGAAGTTGTAAAAGAGGGTGTTTCAAAAGATGAAAGTCAGGCTCTTAAATCTCAATTAGAAGAAGCGGGAGCTACAGTAGAGATTAAGTAG
- the rplJ gene encoding 50S ribosomal protein L10 — protein sequence MRREKKEELVNDLIDKIDSANNIYLADISGLNAKSNSSLRRDCFKENVKLLMVKNTLIKKAMDASTKDLEGVYISLKGSTSVMLSEVGNTPAKLIKKNRAKGSKLPLLKAAYIEGDTYIGDDKLESLISIKSREEIISGIVGLLQSPAKNVISSLQSGGQKLSGVIKSLSDR from the coding sequence ATGAGAAGAGAAAAAAAAGAAGAGCTTGTAAATGATTTGATAGATAAAATTGATTCGGCTAACAACATATATTTAGCCGATATATCTGGATTGAATGCTAAGAGCAATAGCAGTTTGAGGAGGGATTGCTTTAAGGAGAACGTCAAATTATTAATGGTTAAAAATACCTTGATAAAAAAGGCTATGGACGCTTCTACAAAAGACTTAGAAGGCGTTTATATTTCCTTGAAAGGCAGTACTTCTGTTATGTTGTCTGAGGTTGGAAACACTCCTGCTAAACTAATAAAGAAAAATAGAGCAAAGGGCAGTAAGTTGCCGCTTTTAAAAGCAGCTTATATAGAGGGAGATACTTATATAGGCGATGATAAATTAGAGTCTTTAATAAGTATAAAATCTAGAGAAGAGATTATTTCTGGAATTGTGGGTCTACTTCAGTCTCCTGCTAAGAATGTTATTTCTTCTTTACAGTCTGGAGGTCAAAAGTTATCAGGGGTTATTAAAAGTCTATCTGATAGATAA